The following is a genomic window from Spirosoma agri.
AGGCGTTGGTTGGCTAAGTGGCTGGCGTTCGCGTTGTTAGTTCCAGTTTTTTGTCAGTACGATCTCTGCCGCTTTACCCTGTGGACTGAATTGGTCACGATCGCGATGACGCGGATCGGCATCTATGAACCATTTCCACAGAAAACCACCCGCAAACCAGGACTGTGGCCAGACCGTTTCGAGTAAAGCCGCATAGGCATTGGCCTGAACGGTTGCATTCGGTATGCAGTCCGTTTCGGATTCCCACGGACGCTGGGCCGCATGATCACAACTGCGGTAGCCAAATTCGGTGAACAAAATCGGTTTTTCCACCTGACTGCTTAGCTGCTGCAAGGCTTTCATGGGTTTTTTCCAGCCCCGTGCGAGTTCGGCCACTGTTGGTTCGCGTTCGTCGGCGATTGGAAAATAAGCATCGACCCCAACGTAATCGAGCTGTTTCCAGAAGGGAATTTTCTCATAGCGGTCCCAGTTGGCCGCGTAGGTCAGGGGACCTTTATAGATCTGTCTGACCTGCCCGATCAGGGATTGCCAGAAAGCCGGACGGGCAATGGCGAACCGGTCCAGCTCAGTTGTGATGCAGTACAGATCGACCTGCAACGAATCGGCAAGTTTGGCAAAGTGCAGGATGTACTGCGCGTAATCGTGTTCGAACGACTGCCAGTCGCTTTCCGTCGTAAATTCGAGGTCGAGGTGGGAGCCTCCCTGCATCCAGACATGTGGTTTCAGCATCGTTTTCAGGCCCTGCCGCTTGGCCATTTGTACGGTGCCGGTCACACCCGCCGTTGTTTCGCCCCACCATTGCCACTTGCTCTGTTCTTTGCGATTTTCACTAAAGAAAAAATGTGGATCGCCCTTTTTGCAGAAGCCGTACGGCACGATCGCTACCCAGTCGCCACCGATGGCCCGAACCGGTGCCAGTGCCAGCGAGTCGGGCTGACGCGGTGGAGCCACCAGATTGACCCCCTTGAACTTGGGACCGCTGTACTGAAAAGGCGGCTGCGTCTGACAGCTCAGGAAGGCGCATACAATCAAAAAGAAACGATTGGTCATAAGGACGGTAAGTAAATTACATTGGGAAATGGATTTATTATAGTCTAAGCTATCCGTCAACCTAATTTGCGTATGCAACGAATTGTCATTGGCCTGCTTGTTCTCTGTACTGTCAGCGGCTCCATTGCGCCGGACCCGACCCCCCGTTTCAGACGCTATTTTGTCGCTTCCGAAAGTTACGAATCTGTTGGCGTTTTCGACGTTGATAAAAATGATACGCTCGATCTTGTTTCGGGTGATTTCTGGTATGAAGGACCCAATTTTCGCCGTCGGCATCTAATCGGGAACGAGCCCCGGAAGGACCAGTACTTCGATGATTTTTCGACGATTCCAATGGACGTAAATGCCGATGGTCGTTTGGATTTTGTGACGGGTGGCTGGTTCGATCAAACGCTTCGCTGGGTCGAAAATCCGGGATCGGGTAAAGACGCTAAACTCTGGCCGTTGCATGAGATTGGGAACGTGGGCAATGTAGAAACCACCCGTGCCTGGGATGTTGACGGCGATGGTACCCTCGAGATCGTTCCGAATAATCCGGGTCATGCGCTAAAGTACGCCAAGCTAACCAGTCCGGGTGTGTTCAAGATGGTGACCGTTGCGCCAACGCAGGGCCACGGCTTAGGCTTCGGCGATGTGAACCAGGATGGGCATGGCGATTTTGTCGTGAGCGATGGCTGGCTCGAAGCACCCGCCGACCGGACGACCGGACCGTGGACACTGCACAAAGAGTTCGCGCTTGGTACGGCTAGTGTGCCCATCATTGTGGCTGACGTAAACGGTGATCGGCTCAACGACCTTATTGTCGGGCAGGGACACGGTTACGGGTTGCATTGGTACGAACAAACTACGGATGGCAACGGGCAGCGGAGCTGGACCAAACACCTAATCGACGATAAAAACTCGCAGTACCATTGTCTCGAATGGGTTGACATCACGGGCGATGGTCGGCCTGATCTGGTAACGGGTAAGCGTTTTCGGGCGCACAACGACAATGACGCGGGTTGCTATGATCCCGTTGGACTCTATTATTTTACGTGGAACAGCGCCCGGAAGCAATTCGTGAAGCATGATATCGCGTACGGAGAGGCCGGTGTGGGGAAAGGGACTGGTATTTATTTTGCCATCGCCGATTTGCACAAAACCGGTCGTAAAGACATTATAGTAGCTGGTAAAGATGGATTAGTAGTATTTTTTAATGAAACAGGGCAAAAAAAATAAGGACAGTTAGTCTATCTATGTAGAGGTTTTGTTGTATTTTTAACATCCGTATTTTTTGTATGAACCTCTAAAGAAGCTATCTGTCTTTATGCAACGTGCTCAATTAAAAGAATTCTATGGCTATGGTCTGATTCTAATTGTACTGGCAGCCGCACAACTTTACTCCGTTTACATCGCCACAACGACCGACGTGTCGCTCACCTGGAAGCACTACCTTGGCTTTGGTGCCACCGTTTTGGCGGGCGTTTTGTGGGCGTTTCGCAAGCCGCAGTATCTGTTCTACGCCCTTGGGCTGACCTTTTTACTCGGTTATGAAAACCTGCTGGGCTTCACGCCAACGCTCGATTTTACGGCAACGCGGTACTATCTTAACAACACGCCTTTTCCCGTATCTTACCAGGATTTCTCCATGTACATGCTCCTCATCTGGGCCTACGTCAGCCACGAACGCCTTCGGACAATGGTGCAGTCGTTATTTGTGAAGGAGTAAATCGAGCGAAAAAGTAATCGGGTGCTTGACAGGTAGATGACATCTACTTCTCAAGCACCCGATTACTTTTTTACCCTTGACTAAGAACCCGCTTAGGCGTTCAGCGACCAGCCCTCACGGTATTCGCGCTTAACGAACTGGTTAGCCTCGTCGAAGTTCGTGATCTTCATGTTCTTACCATCCCAGGTCAGCTGCTTGCGACCGGTGTAGTTAAATCCTTTGCCGTCTGCTTTCGGCGAACGAACCATATAACTACGGATGGCCAGGTTACCCATCAGCACCGATTCCGTCAGCGGACCGGCAAAATCGAACGATGAGGTAAGTGCTTTGTGCTCCTTGCTGTTGAACCCTGCTTTACACGCTTCGGTCCAGTAAACCTGGTGGCCGTTCTCGGGTAGAGCAACGCCGTTCGGTCCACTTTTTGGCTTCGGAGCGGCTTCCAGTTTCTGACCGCTCTTCGAGTAAAACTTCGGATCGTCGCCGTACATACCACAGGCAATCATGCCTTTGTCACCAATCAGGAATACGCCGTTCTCCCCGTTTTCCGGGAATGGCTCACCCGCTGGCAGCATTTCTGGCCGGAACGGACGGATACCCCCATCTGCCCAGGTCATTGTAACGGCTGACTTGTTTTTGGAAGATGCCGGGAACTTCAACTCCACCCGCGATGATGGTGGGCAACCTTCGGGAATGTATTCGGGCGTCCAGTCTTTCAGGAATACGGCGCCAACGCTGGTTTCCACTTCGGTTGGGTAACCCAGGCCAAGTACGCGGAAGGGTACGTCCATGATGTGGCAACCGATATCACCCAGCGCACCCGCGCCAAAGTTCCACCAGCCACGCCATTTGAAGGGGTGATAAGCGGGCGTATAACCCACTTTCTGAGCCGGTCCGAGCCAGAGATCCCAATCCAGATCGACGGGGGTTTCGGAAGCGGGTGTGGGAACGGGAATTCCTTGTGGCCAGACAGGACGGTTTGTCCACAGGTGTACCGTGTGCACCGTTCCAAGTAACCCTTTGTCGTACCACTCGACCATTTGTTTCTGCTGTGGGTTCGATGACCCCTGATTGCCCATCTGCGTCACCACTTTATACTTGCGGGCTGCTTCGGTAAGCATCCGGGCTTCGTAGATGTTGTGGGTCATTGGTTTCTGAACGTACACGTGTTTGCCACGTTGCATAGCCGCCATGGCTACGATAGCGTGGGTATGGTCAGCCGTCGAAACTGTTACCGCATCTATATTTTTACCCTCCTTATCGAGCATTTCCCGGAAGTCCTTGTACCGCTTGGCATTCGGGAATTTTCCGAAAATTTCTTTAACGCGGGGAAGGCCCCAATCCACGTCGCATAGCGCCGAAACGTTGTTAGCGCCGTTATTGAACGAATTGTTTACGTCGCCGAACCCTTTACCGCCGATACCAACGCCGGCAATATTGAGCTTATCGCTGGGGGCAATGAAGCCTTTACCGCCTAATACGTGACGGGGAACGATCAAAAAGCTGGTTGCAGCCAAAGCGCCAGCCTGGATGAATTGCCGCCGTGACGTTACTGCTTTGTCGGACGTTGGCGAATTCGGGCCGGGCGTTGAATTATCTGGTTGATTCATAAAATGAGTATTGTACAGATCCATTTTACAAAAGCAGGTTCATTTGTTTATCTACCGCTGTCCTGAGCGGTTTTTTCCAGTAAATCAATAGTAACGGGGAAAACGCTCTGTTATAACTGGTCCGTTGTGGTTAAGTTGAGGTTATTTTTATACTAAAACCCGGACGAAAAGATAAGAATCAAGTCGTCCGGGTTTTGGCAGATCTTCTGTTCGTGTAAACTACGCGGATTGGATCGACTCAAACAAGGGCGCGTAATCGTCGGATAGGGTAATTTTTATTTTGTGTAACTCGCCTTCGGTGACCATCCGGCTTAGCAGGTGAACGAACTGCTGCGTATACCGCTGTCCCGCTTCTTCATCGGTGTCGAGTTTGTCCGCTACACGCTGATAAAATTCTGTTAGTTTGAAGCGTTGTCCCTGATCGCGCTCTTCGGGGCTGACTTCCCGAATGATGTCGAGCAGGGGGGCGGGGAGTTGCGCACCGAGGTTATCAGCGGCATTGCCCGCCAGATGTTCGGTAAGTGTGTGCAAAAAGGCCCGTGTGATGTCGAGAACCTCGGTTTCGGTTTGTACGCCTAGTGTTTCTTTGGCTTCATGGATGAATTCTGGATACTGCATAACGTTGTTAGTTGTTTGCCCGTTAACTACCGGATGAAGGACGGAGTTTGAAAAGAGTTGAAACAACATAGCTGCGTATAAGTCATGCCGGACCGGTCATACGGTCGAGGTCAGGTTAGCCAGCTGATGTTCATTCGACAGCAGTTGCTGAAACCAGCGTCCCGATGCTTTTATGATTCGCTGCTGGGTTCGGAAATCGACGTGCACTAGCCCAAAGCGCGGTCGGTATCCTTCGGCCCATTCGAAATTGTCTAGAAACGTCCAGGCGAAATAACCGTCCACCGCGAATCCGTCGCGTTTCGCTCGCAAGACCTGTTGCAGGTAGTTTCGGTGGTAATCGAGTCGGGCTACATCGTTCACGGCACCCTGCTGAACCGTGTCAAAAAAAGCCGCTCCACTTTCGGTGATGTAGATCTTTTTGATGCCTTCGTACTGCGAAAACTGCTGGATGACACGGTACATGCTCTCCGGATACACTTCCCAGCCCATCTCGGTAATGGTCTGAACGTTGCGTTGAAGGGGCGATACCTGAGAGGCCCACAGGTAAGGGATAAAATAAGATCCCTCCACGACCGCCCGGAAATAGTGTTGCAGCCCGATAAAATCGAAGTTGAACGCAAGTTGTTCCATATCGCCGGGTTTCGCTACTTTTTTCGTGATTCCAGCCAGAAACGACAGTTCTTTAGGATAACCCAGACCAAGCGACGGTTCGATGAAGAGCCGGTTCAGGAGCGCATCCACGCGAACGGCAGCCGCCTGATCGCGAGTGGAGGAGGTAAACGGGTCGATGGGGGAGCAGGAAAACGTAGTACCGACGTGTGCCCCCGACACGTTGCGCCGGACAACACGCCCCCCCTCGGCCTGAGCCAGCGCGGTATGGTGAATGACGGGAAGTAAGTTCCGGAAACTCCGCCGACCGGGGGCATGCTGGCCCGTGAAATAACCCAGCACTGAGAAGGCCAGCGGTTCGTTCAGAATGATCCAGTGCTTGACTTTATGACCGAAAGCTTTGGTGCAGACATCGGCAAATTCCGAAAACCAGTTGACGATACTGCGATTGGGCCAGCCGCCCTTCGTTTCGAGCGCCTGTGGTAAATCCCAGTGGTAGAGCGTGATCCAGGGGGTTATGCCGAGGGCCAGGCAGTGATCGATAAGTCGGTCATAGAAGGCAAGCCCTGCTTCGTTCAGACGACCACCCTGACTGGGGCCAACGCCATCGGGCAGAATGCGCGACCAAGACAGTGAGAACCGGAATGAATCAAAACCTAACTCTTTATGCAGCAGCAGGTCGGATTCATAGCGGTCGTAGAATTCGCAGGCACTATCGGCGGTTTCGCCCGTTTTTATTTTTCCCTTCTGATGGCTAAACGTATCCCAGACGCTGGGTGATCGGCCATCGCGGTCAACGGCTCCTTCGATCTGGTAGGCGGCTGTGGCCGTTCCCCAAATAAAGTCAGGACCAAATGAATGACGGCCAAAAGTTGAATAATCGGTCAGTGGAGCAGGCACGATTTTGTGGAGACTATAAATACGTTTCGTTGACTACGAGGCCCTCAAAAGTAGCGATTTGCCCTAAAACAGCTTCGCCAGTCAGGTAAATAACTACCCTGACTGGCGAATGTTGGTTCAAACGAGCTGACGTTTAGCCTCGGCGGCCAAATGGCGCGTTGCCTGGACGGTATTGTTGTTGCTGGGCGAATAAGCGATCGCGTTGGGCTGAGGTCAGTACGGCCAGCATATCCTGCCGTTTGCGAAGCTGGAGCTGACGGTATCCGTCGGGAGTCAGCCGGGACGTTGACGCCATGCGGTCGTAGTTGTCTTCGATTTTATGCAACTGTTTTTCCTGGCGACGCGATAAGCCAACGATGGCATCGATCCGGTCTATTTTCAGGTCGTCCTGACGCTGATCTTTGTCATAACGAGCGCCACCTTGTTGTGGGCCACGATTATCGAAAGGCTGCGAATAAACGCGTTGCGCGAAGGTTGCACCGGTTGACAGGGCGAAGAAAGTAAGGGCGGCTGCGATTGTCTTTTTCATGATCAGTATGTGTTTATTGTTTTGCGTTACTGATTCTTAGAAGCGAACCGAGGATCAACGTTTAACCGACCTATGAGGCATTCTGGCTGAATGCCGGATTTTAAGGGCTGAACCCGCTGAAATTACTTTCGAGTGACCGCAGACGTGGCCTGCCGTTGTGCCATAGCCTGGGCGATTATGCTGGCGACGATGAGTTGTAGGGCGTGATAGATCATGATCGGTAGGAGGGCCACACCAGCCATTGTACCCGGAAACAGGACATTAGCCATAACACTACCTTGTACCAGCGACTTTTTTGAGCCGCAGAACAGAGCTGTAATGCGGTCTTCGCGACTAAAATGAAGCGGTTTGCTGAGTAGCGTGATAAAACCAAAGACCAGAAAAAAGAGCCCGAGCAGCAGAGCCGCCAGCCATAGCAGATCACTGGGCGAATAAGCGGCAAACAAATTGAGCTTGAACGACTCGCAGAAGGCGGTGTAAACAATCAATAAAATAGTAACCTGATCGAAGTAACGGAGCAGCGATTTGTGCCGCTCCGCAAACCACCCAAGCCGCCGGTTGAGCAACAGACCCAGAATAACAGGAACGATAACTTGTAGCGTCAGTTTCCCGATCACACCCGCCAGGTCATATTGACCGGTTGTACTGCTCAGCAAATAGCTCATCCAGAGTGGCGTTATAAATACGCCGATCAGACTGGAGATGCTGGCGTTGAAAATAGCCGCCGGAATGTTTCCACCCGCAATGGAAACCATCACCACCGATGACGAAACGGTGGACGGTAGAGCGGCTACGTAAAAAATACCCAGCCATACTAGTTCGGTATCGGGTGTCATGAGCCAGTAACGGGCAGCCAGCACAATCGCCGGAAAGACAATGAAGGTGGTCAGGTGAATGACCAAGTGCAGTTTATAATTTCGCAGGCCGACCCGTAGCTGATCGAAGTTCAGGCGCAGACCATAGAAGAAAAAGATCAGCGAAACGCCATACGTAGCAATCGACGATAAAGATAAGGGGCCTTCCTGAATGCCGGGTTCGGGCCAGATTTTAGCCAGTCCGATCATCGCCAGTAAAGCGAGAATGAACCAATCGAGCCCAACGCGGGCCAGCAGTGTACTTAACGAAGTCTTTGCCATACAAACTGGTAACTGGCCTGGAAACGCTTTCGTTTAGAACGTCCTCCGTCGATTGGGTAAATTAATAGGTGTGTAATCACTGTAGCGCGGGTGGAAACTCGTGCTGGCTAGCTAAAAATCGCGGGATCCCTCCCGCGCTGCAACCGCTACACAGACATCCTACCAGTCTATGTAACTTATTTTCGTATAACTTGACTAATTGTCATAAAATTATTCACTTCTTTATAGTATTAACTGATAACTAACTCGTTAGCCTAAAGCCAGCATTCACTATATGGGAAAATTTCTTATTTCGACGAGAACAAACGGCGAGTTTCAGTTCGTGCTCAAAGCGGACAATGGGCAAACTGTGTTATCGAGTGAAGGCTATACCACCAAGGCTAACTGCTATAATGGCGTTGAATCCGTTCGGAAAAACTCGGCGACTGATAGCCGTTATGATCGGAAAGTATCGGTCAATAGTAAATTCTACTTCAATCTGAAGGCGACAAACGGTCAGGTTATTGGTACAAGCCCGTTGAATGAGCGTGAGTCGGGTCGCGAAGCGGGCATTGACTCGGTGAAAAGCATGGCACCTGGTGCAGTCATCGAAGACACGGCCAACTAGCGGGTATTCCTAACGTCCGGTGCTGTTTGAGGTAAATCTGGCTCAGTACGAACAGCACCGGATTTGTGCCTTACCAGATGGTCATCAAAGCGCGATTGACCCTGGCTTTCCGAGAGCCGGTGGTAGCTTGACGTTTAGTTTATATAAAGTGGGCCAGTTTTTACCCGTGACATAAAAAGCCTTTTCCGTGGGCTGAAACGCAATCCCGTTTAGTACATTGATCTGCGTGTTGACACCCTTCGGTAAATGACCATCCATGTTCAAATTCCCGACGACTTTCCCCGATGCCATGTCTATTTGAACGATCCGATTGGTTTGCCAGACATTCGCAAACACATACCCGTTCACGTACTCCAGCTCATTCAGATTCACAACCGGTCCCTTGTCGTCGTAAACGGATACGCTGCCCTTCGGCTGAAAGTCGGGGGTGAGGAAATAAAGCCGGTTGGTGCCATCACTCAGAATAAGTGTCGATTCATTGTGGGTCAATCCCCAGCCCTGCGTGTGGTAGGTGAGCGTTTTTTCCAGCGTAAACTTCATCGAATAGCGAAA
Proteins encoded in this region:
- a CDS encoding glycoside hydrolase family 113, which gives rise to MTNRFFLIVCAFLSCQTQPPFQYSGPKFKGVNLVAPPRQPDSLALAPVRAIGGDWVAIVPYGFCKKGDPHFFFSENRKEQSKWQWWGETTAGVTGTVQMAKRQGLKTMLKPHVWMQGGSHLDLEFTTESDWQSFEHDYAQYILHFAKLADSLQVDLYCITTELDRFAIARPAFWQSLIGQVRQIYKGPLTYAANWDRYEKIPFWKQLDYVGVDAYFPIADEREPTVAELARGWKKPMKALQQLSSQVEKPILFTEFGYRSCDHAAQRPWESETDCIPNATVQANAYAALLETVWPQSWFAGGFLWKWFIDADPRHRDRDQFSPQGKAAEIVLTKNWN
- a CDS encoding Gfo/Idh/MocA family protein, whose translation is MNQPDNSTPGPNSPTSDKAVTSRRQFIQAGALAATSFLIVPRHVLGGKGFIAPSDKLNIAGVGIGGKGFGDVNNSFNNGANNVSALCDVDWGLPRVKEIFGKFPNAKRYKDFREMLDKEGKNIDAVTVSTADHTHAIVAMAAMQRGKHVYVQKPMTHNIYEARMLTEAARKYKVVTQMGNQGSSNPQQKQMVEWYDKGLLGTVHTVHLWTNRPVWPQGIPVPTPASETPVDLDWDLWLGPAQKVGYTPAYHPFKWRGWWNFGAGALGDIGCHIMDVPFRVLGLGYPTEVETSVGAVFLKDWTPEYIPEGCPPSSRVELKFPASSKNKSAVTMTWADGGIRPFRPEMLPAGEPFPENGENGVFLIGDKGMIACGMYGDDPKFYSKSGQKLEAAPKPKSGPNGVALPENGHQVYWTEACKAGFNSKEHKALTSSFDFAGPLTESVLMGNLAIRSYMVRSPKADGKGFNYTGRKQLTWDGKNMKITNFDEANQFVKREYREGWSLNA
- a CDS encoding bile acid:sodium symporter family protein, which gives rise to MAKTSLSTLLARVGLDWFILALLAMIGLAKIWPEPGIQEGPLSLSSIATYGVSLIFFFYGLRLNFDQLRVGLRNYKLHLVIHLTTFIVFPAIVLAARYWLMTPDTELVWLGIFYVAALPSTVSSSVVMVSIAGGNIPAAIFNASISSLIGVFITPLWMSYLLSSTTGQYDLAGVIGKLTLQVIVPVILGLLLNRRLGWFAERHKSLLRYFDQVTILLIVYTAFCESFKLNLFAAYSPSDLLWLAALLLGLFFLVFGFITLLSKPLHFSREDRITALFCGSKKSLVQGSVMANVLFPGTMAGVALLPIMIYHALQLIVASIIAQAMAQRQATSAVTRK
- a CDS encoding GH1 family beta-glucosidase → MPAPLTDYSTFGRHSFGPDFIWGTATAAYQIEGAVDRDGRSPSVWDTFSHQKGKIKTGETADSACEFYDRYESDLLLHKELGFDSFRFSLSWSRILPDGVGPSQGGRLNEAGLAFYDRLIDHCLALGITPWITLYHWDLPQALETKGGWPNRSIVNWFSEFADVCTKAFGHKVKHWIILNEPLAFSVLGYFTGQHAPGRRSFRNLLPVIHHTALAQAEGGRVVRRNVSGAHVGTTFSCSPIDPFTSSTRDQAAAVRVDALLNRLFIEPSLGLGYPKELSFLAGITKKVAKPGDMEQLAFNFDFIGLQHYFRAVVEGSYFIPYLWASQVSPLQRNVQTITEMGWEVYPESMYRVIQQFSQYEGIKKIYITESGAAFFDTVQQGAVNDVARLDYHRNYLQQVLRAKRDGFAVDGYFAWTFLDNFEWAEGYRPRFGLVHVDFRTQQRIIKASGRWFQQLLSNEHQLANLTSTV
- a CDS encoding DUF2267 domain-containing protein — translated: MQYPEFIHEAKETLGVQTETEVLDITRAFLHTLTEHLAGNAADNLGAQLPAPLLDIIREVSPEERDQGQRFKLTEFYQRVADKLDTDEEAGQRYTQQFVHLLSRMVTEGELHKIKITLSDDYAPLFESIQSA
- a CDS encoding FG-GAP repeat domain-containing protein, producing the protein MQRIVIGLLVLCTVSGSIAPDPTPRFRRYFVASESYESVGVFDVDKNDTLDLVSGDFWYEGPNFRRRHLIGNEPRKDQYFDDFSTIPMDVNADGRLDFVTGGWFDQTLRWVENPGSGKDAKLWPLHEIGNVGNVETTRAWDVDGDGTLEIVPNNPGHALKYAKLTSPGVFKMVTVAPTQGHGLGFGDVNQDGHGDFVVSDGWLEAPADRTTGPWTLHKEFALGTASVPIIVADVNGDRLNDLIVGQGHGYGLHWYEQTTDGNGQRSWTKHLIDDKNSQYHCLEWVDITGDGRPDLVTGKRFRAHNDNDAGCYDPVGLYYFTWNSARKQFVKHDIAYGEAGVGKGTGIYFAIADLHKTGRKDIIVAGKDGLVVFFNETGQKK
- a CDS encoding YegP family protein, translating into MGKFLISTRTNGEFQFVLKADNGQTVLSSEGYTTKANCYNGVESVRKNSATDSRYDRKVSVNSKFYFNLKATNGQVIGTSPLNERESGREAGIDSVKSMAPGAVIEDTAN